GGCCGACGTGGACATCGTCGTGGAGGCCGTCTTCGAGAAGATCGAGATCAAGCACGAGATCTTCCGCGCCCTCGACAAGATCGTGCGCGAGGACGCCATCCTCGCCTCCAACACCTCCGCCATCCCGATCACCAAGATCGCGGCCGCGACGGAGCGTCCGGAGCGGGTCGTCGGCGCGCACTTCTTCTCGCCCGTCCCGATGATGCAGCTGTGCGAGCTCGTGCGCGGCTACAAGACGAGCGACGAAACCCTCGCCACCACGCGGGCGTTCGCCGAGTCCGTCGGCAAGACCTGCATCGTCGTGAACCGCGACGTCGCCGGTTTCGTGACGACCCGTCTGATCTCCGCGCTGGTCGTCGAGGCCGCCAAGCTCTACGAGTCGGGCGTGGCCTCCGCCGAGGACATCGACATCGCCTGCAAGCTGGGCTTCGGGCACGCGATGGGGCCGCTGGCCACCGCCGACCTCACGGGCGTCGACATCCTGCTCCACGCCACCAGCAACATCTACACCGAGTCGCAGGACGAGAAGTTCGCGCCGCCGGAGCTGATGCGCCGGATGGTGGACGCGGGCGACATCGGCCGCAAGAGCGGGCAGGGCTTCTACAAGCACTGAGGCCCGGGCCGACCGTCGAGCGCCGCCGTTCGAATATCGGTTCACCCCTCAGGGTGAATTAGGTATCGGTTCGCTCACGGTCGGCAACTTCCCTGCCCGTGGGGCAGTCAGTTCAAGTGAGAGTTGCCGACCACGGACCAGTCGGACCATACGTACGCAGTACTGCACTGCCGGGAGTACACATGCACATCAGGGGCGACCACGCCGAACTCGCTGTCGGGGGCCGCCTCGACGTGCGCAGCGCGGCGGACGCCCGTACGGCCCTCCACACCGCGCTCGACGACGGCCACGGCGACCTCGTGCTCGACCTCACCGGGCTCGACTCCTGGGACGCCACCGGCCTCGGCGTGATCATGGGCGCGCACCGGCGGGCCGGCCGGACCGGCCGGCGCCTCGTCCTGCGCGGCGTGCCGCCGCAGATGCAGCGGCTGCTCGTCGCGACCCGGCTGCACCGGATCCTCGCGATCGAGGGCGGCCTGGAAGCCGAGTCCCTGCCCCGCGTCTGAACGGGCAAGCCGCTGACCTTTGCATTTCCTGCGGAAACGTAACGGTCCGGTGGTGATCGCACCCCTGCGGTTTCCCGCACGACCGGCCACGGTCTAGGGTTCGGGCGGAAACCGGACCAGGAGCGACCGCGGGTGCGCCGAGGCCGGGCGGTACGACGGCGAGGCGCGCGGCCCGCGATCGGGGGACTGGATCATGGACCGAATACAGGGGCAGACCGAGCACGACGGGCAGCCCGCAGGCGGCTCCGCGCCGCCCGTGCCCGGATCCGGGCAGGCTCCGGCCCCGTCCGGTGCGACCGCTGCGCCCACTCGGCCCACCGCGACCGCCGCACCCGCGGCACACGGGCCCGCGCGCGTCGTCACCCTGACCGCGGGCGACTTCACCCTCACCGTCAACCCGGTCGACGGCAGCGAGATCGAGCCGCTCCGCCCCGGCACCGAGCGGAGCCGCCCCGCCAAACGCGACGCGGTCGCCCGTACCGCCGGGGACACCGCCGCACGGCCGTCCGCCCTGCCGGGCCCCGCCGTCCCCGCACGGCCGCTGCTCGCCCGTGAGGAGGAGCAGGAGCGCCTCGTCCGCCTGCTGGCCCGGGGGCGGTCCGTACGGCTGACCGGACCTTCCGGATCCGGTCGCAGCGTGCTGCTCGACGCGGTTGCCGTCCGGTGCGCGGGCCTCGCGCCCGACGGCGTCGTACGGCTCTCCGGATACGGGCACCAGCAGCCCTCGGAACTCCTCCAGACGCTCTACGCGACCGTGTACGAGGCTCCGGGGGAGCGGCCCGAGCGCGACGAGCTGCTCGCCCGCGTCCGGGACATCGGCGCCGTCGTCCTCCTCGACGACATGGAGATGGGCGGCGCCGCACTCGACGAGCTGCTGCGCGCCACCCCCGAATGCGCCTACCTGCTCGCCGCGACCCCCGACACGCGCTCCCCCTCCGACGACTCGCACATCGAGGAGGTCTTCCTCGGCGGGCTGGGCAAGACCGACTGCGTCGATCTCCTCGAAGCGGGCCTCGGACGGCCGCTGACGGACGAGGAGACCGCCTGGGCGGGAGACCTGCGCTTCGCCTCCGAGGGGCTGCCGCTGCGCTTCGTCCAGGCCGCCGCGCTGCTGCGGCAGCGGGACGAGCTCAACCACGCCGCCGAGGACGACGACGAGGAGGAGCCCGGCGTCTTCGACGAGCGCCCGCGCGACCCCGCGCAGGTGCCGCTGCCGACGCTGGCCGAGGGCGCGGCCCCGGCCGAGCTGCTGGCCTCGCGGGTCAGCGAGTCGGCGCGCGCCGCCCTGCGGATCGCCTGCGCGCTCGGCGGGGAGCTGCCGCACCACGCGCACCTGCCGGCGCTGGTGGGGGACACCCACGCCGATACGGCGGTGCCCGAGCTGCTGGCCTGCGGGCTGCTGACGCCCGTCGGGACGCGCTACCGGCTGGCCGCCGGCGTCGCACGACAGCTGGAGGAGGCCGGGTACGGGGACACCGCGGCCGAAGAGGCCCGTACGGCCGCCCGGCACTACGCCTGGTGGACCGGACACGCCTCGGTGACCCTGGAGCGGGTCGCGGCCGAGGCGGACGCGGTCCTCGCGGCGCTGGCCGGTGCCGACGTGGTGGCGGCGGTGCTGCTGGCACGGACGGCGGCCCCGGCGTTCGCGGGCTCGCTGCACTGGGAGGCGTGGGAGCGGGTGCTGCGCTCCGGGGCGGAGGCCGCGCGCAAGGCGGGAGAGGTCGCCGAGCAGGCGTACTTCCACCACGAGCTCGGCGTGCTGGCCCTGTGCGAGGGGCGCCTGGACCGGGCGCGGGCCGAGCTGGAGACCTCGATCGGGCTGCGGGGCGCGCTGGCGGACAAGCGGGGCACGGTGGCCGGACGGCGCGCGCTGGCGTTGGTCGTGGACCGGGAGGCGGCGGAGGCGGCTCCGTCGCCTCCGCTGAGGCTGGAGGCGCCGGCGGCCCTGGCGGCGGCTTCGGAGGCGGTGACGGTGGCGACCCCGTCCGCCCCGGCGGTCTCGCCGGCCCCTGCGGCCCCGGCCGTGAAACGGCCGACCCCGTCCCTCGCGCCGACCCCGTCCACCCGCGTCGCCCCCGTGGTGAGGCCCGTCTCCGCCGAGGCGGTGACGCGGATGACCCCGGTGGTGCCGGTGTCCCGGAGCTCGGAGCCGCCCACGACGCTGTCGGAGGTGTTCGAGGACGCCTTCCCGCTGTCGCCGAAGCCGGCCGCGCCCGCCGCCCTCCCGAAGCCGGCGCCCGCGCCGGCCAAGGATGCGGGCCGGCGCCGGCTGGTGCTGCTGGCCGGCGCGGGAGCGCTGACGGTGGTGGCCCTGGGCACGGTCGTGGCCCTGGCGCTGGGCTCCTCGGACGACGCGCCGCCGGCGCAGGTCCCGGCGGTCTCCCTGACCCCGACGGCCGTGGTCCCGCCGACCGTGCCGGGGCCCAGCGTGAACGACCCTGCACAGCCGCCGGCCTCGGCCCCGTCGTCGGAGGCCGCGCAGCCGGGACAGAGCGCCGCCGCCCCGACCCCCGGCCGCACGCCGGGCCGGACCCCGTCCCGCCGTCCGTCCCCGACGCCGCCGAACTCCCCGCCGCCGTCGTCGTCCGTTTCGCCCCCGCCGACGAGCGCGGGGCCGTCTCCGACGCCGACCGAGACCGCCGTGCCGTCGCCGACGGCCACCCAGGCGGTCACGGCCACCGCGGCCTCCCCGCCCACGGGCCCGTGAACGCCGACGGCTCCGTCCTTCGGGACGGAGCCGTTGCGTCAGTGGGCGGTCGGGCGGACAGTCGGGCTGGGCGGGGGATCAGAACAGGCGGAGCTTGTCGTCCTCGATGCCGCGCATCGCGTCGTAGTCCAGGAACACGCAGTCCATCCCGCGGTCCGTCGCCAGGACCTTGGCCTGCGGCTTGATCTCCTGGGCGGCGAAGATGCCCCGGACCGGCGCCAGGTGCGGGTCGCGGTTGAGGAGTTCCAGGTAGCGGGTCAGCTGCTCGACGCCGTCGATCTCGCCGCGCCGCTTGATCTCCACGGCCACCGTCGCGCCGGAGGCGTCCCGGCACAGGATGTCCACGGGACCGATCGCCGTCATGTACTCGCGCCGGATCAGGGTGTAGCCCTCGCCCAGCGTTTCGATGCGGTCCGCGAGGAGTTCCTGCAGGTGTGCCTCGACGCCGTCCTTGATGAGTCCCGGGTCGGTGCCGAGCTCGTGGGAGGAGTCGTGCAGGACTTCCTCCATGGTGATGATGAGCTTCTCGCCCGCCTTGTTGATGACCGTCCACACCCCGGAGTCATCACCGCTCCCCTCTTTGAGGGTGCACGGGGGCGACATCCAGTTGAGCGGTTTGTACGCCCGGTCGTCCGCGTGGATCGAGACACTGCCGTCGGCCTTCACGAGGATCAGACGGGGTGCCGAGGGCAGATGGGCGGTGAGCCGGCCCGCGTAGTCAACGGAGCAGCGGGCAATGACGAGACGCATGGTCGGCAACGCTACTCGACCGACGGGCCTCCACGCGATTCGCCCCTGAAAGCCCCCTTCGCGGATGGCGCGTTGTATGCGCATTCTCCTGGTGCGCCACCCATGGGGCGCCTACCGTGGTGAGCGGGAGGTGGCGGAGCGTGCACTCTGCGTCGCGACCTCCTTCCCTGCCCGTAAGACTCCGGCAACCCAATCGGCCGGGGTCGCGA
Above is a genomic segment from Streptomyces sp. NBC_01233 containing:
- a CDS encoding 3-hydroxyacyl-CoA dehydrogenase family protein, translated to MAGKLAVIGAGLMGSGIAQVSAQAGWDVVLRDVTDAALTRGTDGIKASYDKFVSKGKMTAEDAEAALARITTTTDLDAVADVDIVVEAVFEKIEIKHEIFRALDKIVREDAILASNTSAIPITKIAAATERPERVVGAHFFSPVPMMQLCELVRGYKTSDETLATTRAFAESVGKTCIVVNRDVAGFVTTRLISALVVEAAKLYESGVASAEDIDIACKLGFGHAMGPLATADLTGVDILLHATSNIYTESQDEKFAPPELMRRMVDAGDIGRKSGQGFYKH
- a CDS encoding STAS domain-containing protein, which translates into the protein MHIRGDHAELAVGGRLDVRSAADARTALHTALDDGHGDLVLDLTGLDSWDATGLGVIMGAHRRAGRTGRRLVLRGVPPQMQRLLVATRLHRILAIEGGLEAESLPRV
- a CDS encoding ATP-binding protein gives rise to the protein MDRIQGQTEHDGQPAGGSAPPVPGSGQAPAPSGATAAPTRPTATAAPAAHGPARVVTLTAGDFTLTVNPVDGSEIEPLRPGTERSRPAKRDAVARTAGDTAARPSALPGPAVPARPLLAREEEQERLVRLLARGRSVRLTGPSGSGRSVLLDAVAVRCAGLAPDGVVRLSGYGHQQPSELLQTLYATVYEAPGERPERDELLARVRDIGAVVLLDDMEMGGAALDELLRATPECAYLLAATPDTRSPSDDSHIEEVFLGGLGKTDCVDLLEAGLGRPLTDEETAWAGDLRFASEGLPLRFVQAAALLRQRDELNHAAEDDDEEEPGVFDERPRDPAQVPLPTLAEGAAPAELLASRVSESARAALRIACALGGELPHHAHLPALVGDTHADTAVPELLACGLLTPVGTRYRLAAGVARQLEEAGYGDTAAEEARTAARHYAWWTGHASVTLERVAAEADAVLAALAGADVVAAVLLARTAAPAFAGSLHWEAWERVLRSGAEAARKAGEVAEQAYFHHELGVLALCEGRLDRARAELETSIGLRGALADKRGTVAGRRALALVVDREAAEAAPSPPLRLEAPAALAAASEAVTVATPSAPAVSPAPAAPAVKRPTPSLAPTPSTRVAPVVRPVSAEAVTRMTPVVPVSRSSEPPTTLSEVFEDAFPLSPKPAAPAALPKPAPAPAKDAGRRRLVLLAGAGALTVVALGTVVALALGSSDDAPPAQVPAVSLTPTAVVPPTVPGPSVNDPAQPPASAPSSEAAQPGQSAAAPTPGRTPGRTPSRRPSPTPPNSPPPSSSVSPPPTSAGPSPTPTETAVPSPTATQAVTATAASPPTGP
- the nucS gene encoding endonuclease NucS, with product MRLVIARCSVDYAGRLTAHLPSAPRLILVKADGSVSIHADDRAYKPLNWMSPPCTLKEGSGDDSGVWTVINKAGEKLIITMEEVLHDSSHELGTDPGLIKDGVEAHLQELLADRIETLGEGYTLIRREYMTAIGPVDILCRDASGATVAVEIKRRGEIDGVEQLTRYLELLNRDPHLAPVRGIFAAQEIKPQAKVLATDRGMDCVFLDYDAMRGIEDDKLRLF